Proteins co-encoded in one Stomoxys calcitrans chromosome 5, idStoCalc2.1, whole genome shotgun sequence genomic window:
- the LOC106082414 gene encoding protein lin-54 homolog, producing MDMNSNMDALDDTLSLPEISFDDFLDSSPVKKNGKTADDEDSLEYESKSLEDDSLNTPGPKKTRIVTKALNTNYVTSKSIPMRSNPVKAGGSNQLTSYAKNGASGSGGNTSAPILLNSKNVLPKMATQITNSSIKITPKATTSSSAAGGSGGVVSAIGSGIAMGGKTAVRTSTRQLIYIQKSTTSSAAATNTSKAAGNVISGKQQTSINANTNSGNMGASSSANANKPVTIQVVRNSDGSFVPLKTSTAVAGVKNATLTLSPTALAGRKIVTTSGGQMFIKSGSTTTGVVNPNATAMKTLIKPVTASSSVNTEGGSKSKTIVVQTTGGGGGDSLPKSKAIFVQSNTGKQILVSNTNLVKLSPKPQTTTSTSSGLASTSSQAGAAGGGGQLQTIQVAGKQGVQYVRVVPTSSTSKTGVSQAIKTVTVSSATATSMVGATKMVTAIATTSSTTPTMVTSSSAPVKILNNLPQKFTVVQKGGGTKVVLTQKRDANGIEFAPVASKVQKTMVTLPILKSISEKTTANEAIKTSHNTTTNTINAQTSATSQPTLMRKHKISEINTEIKRITSSADKEDNGPPDIKKPTPNSRLVVISSHNAPTILNSGVQQQARLKTVANSGSLNTSSGGSVTLVQGTKTFVATSANSSSSATSMSTTTAPGNKLFTILKPSGQQNSAKLYSVLKTSNVTTTITPSQTTMTTSGEAQKFNLNKQALLQQQQKMFHQKQLQKSKTASGTSPTSTAIVVKSSSSSSSYYPIKIKEEPLEFPDNSTTATDKCISSPSSSSLLAPSTSTSTSIALQPLSMVPTELQDDPNKIDLVAGVRRKHCNCSKSQCLKLYCDCFANGEFCQDCTCKDCFNNLENEDERQRAIRSCLERNPSAFKPKITSSSDQGDMRLHNKGCNCKRSGCLKNYCECYEAKIPCSSNCKCVGCRNVEDRPDLDLDPVDPKLMATMANVSANAANQKRGYDKTQNVFIKTEKYGKDGIKSEAGIESGMDPQSNKDVLMVAEQPQCNFITQEVVDATIQCMVTQADECEKNGLPAYQMEKMVMEELGRCLVEIIDFSIRNTDTSYTQD from the exons ATGCTCTCGATGATACCTTATCTTTGCCGGAAATTAGTTTTGATGATTTTCTAGACTCGTCGCCCGTAAAGAAAAATGGCAAAACCGCAGATGACGAAGATTCTTTGGAATATGAAAGTAAATCGCTTGAAGATGACAGTCTTAATACTCCAGGACCTAAGAAAACACGCATTGTAACAAAAGCATTGAACACCAATTACGTCACCAGTAAATCCATACCCATGCGTTCCAATCCTGTTAAGGCCGGTGGCAGCAATCAACTGACAagctatgccaagaatggtgcAAGTGGGAGTGGAGGTAATACTTCAGCACCTATTCTATtgaatagcaaaaatgttttgcccaaaatggcCACTCAGATAACTAACAGTTCGATTAAGATAACACCAAAAGCAACAACATCATCTTCGGCAGCTGGTGGCAGTGGTGGAGTGGTGAGCGCTATTGGCTCAGGCATTGCAATGGGGGGTAAAACTGCTGTTAGAACCTCAACGCGACAATTGATATACATACAGAAGAGTACAACTTCGTCCGCAGCAGCGACGAACACATCAAAAGCGGCAGGCAATGTGATCAGTGGAAAGCAACAAACTTCGATAAATGCAAATACCAATAGTGGAAATATGGGGGCTAGCTCCAGTGCCAATGCCAACAAACCGGTAACCATACAAGTTGTTCGCAATTCCGATGGTAGCTTTGTACCTTTAAAAACATCCACGGCAGTAGCAGGTGTTAAGAATGCCACTTTAACCCTATCGCCTACTGCATTGGCGGGCAGAAAGATTGTAACCACCTCGGGAGGCCAGATGTTCATAAAAAGTGGCAGCACTACAACTGGAGTTGTCAATCCCAATGCCACAGCAATGAAGACTTTGATAAAACCTGTAACAGCTTCCTCGTCCGTCAATACTGAGGGGGGCTCAAAGTCCAAAACAATTGTGGTACAGACcactggtggtggtggcggtgatTCATTGCCAAAATCCAAAGCCATTTTCGTACAGAGTAATACAGGAAAACAGATTTTGGTAAGCAATACGAATTTGGTGAAATTATCTCCCAAACCTCAGACCACAACAAGTACCAGCAGCGGCTTGGCATCAACGTCCAGCCAAGCTGGTGCTGCTGGAGGAGGAGGACAATTGCAAACCATACAAGTGGCCGGCAAACAAGGTGTACAATATGTAAGGGTTGTGCCAACTTCTTCTACATCCAAGACCGGCGTAAGCCAAGCCATTAAAACTGTAACAGTAAGCTCAGCAACAGCCACATCTATGGTAGGTGCTACCAAAATGGTTACGGCAATAGCAACAACATCTTCAACGACACCCACAATGGTTACCAGCTCTTCTGCTCCtgtgaaaatattaaataactTGCCTCAAAAGTTTACAGTGGTGCAAAAGGGTGGTGGCACCAAAGTTGTGCTGACCCAGAAAAGAGATGCAAATGGCATTGAATTTGCCCCGGTAGCCTCAAAGGTTCAAAAGACCATGGTGACCTTGCCCATTTTAAAGTCTATATCAGAGAAGACCACAGCGAATGAAGCCATTAAAACATCCCACAATACCACCACTAACACCATCAATGCCCAGACATCTGCCACCAGTCAGCCGACTTTGAtgagaaaacataaaatttccgAAATTAATACGGAAATAAAAAGGATAACCTCAAGCGCGGACAAAGAAGACAATGGTCCGCCGGATATAAAAAAGCCTACACCCAATAGTCGTTTAGTTGTCATATCCAGTCACAATGCACCAACTATTTTGAATAGTGGGGTACAACAGCAGGCGCGCTTGAAGACAGTTGCCAACAGTGGCTCGCTCAACACATCCTCTGGTGGGTCGGTTACATTGGTGCAGGGCACCAAAACGTTTGTGGCAACATCTGCCAACTCCTCATCCTCAGCCACTTCTATGTCTACTACAACAGCCCCCGGTAATAAACTGTTTACCATACTAAAACCTTCTGGCCAACAAAATTCGGCGAAACTTTATAGCGTTTTAAAAACCAGCAACGTTACCACAACAATAACACCCAGTCAAACCACAATGACGACGTCTggagaggctcaaaaattcaatctTAATAAACAAGCTCTtcttcaacaacaacagaaaatgtTTCACCAGAAACAATTGCAAAAATCCAAAACCGCCTCAGGAACGTCGCCGACGTCTACTGCGATCGTTgtcaaatcatcatcatcatcatcgtcatattATCCCATCAAGATTAAAGAGGAACCCTTAGAGTTTCCTGATAACTCCACCACCGCCACCGATAAATGCATctcatcgccatcatcatccTCATTGCTTGCTCCATCTACATCCACATCAACATCAATAGCATTACAGCCTTTATCTATGGTCCCCACAGAACTGCAGGATGATCCGAATAAAATCGATTTGGTGGCGGGAGTTCGTCGTAAACACTGCAATTGTAGCAAATCACAGTGTCTTAAATTGTATTGCGATTGTTTTGCCAATGGCGAATTTTGCCAGGACTGTACGTGCAAGGATTGCTTTAATAATCTGGAGAATGAGGACGAACGCCAAAGAGCCATAAGGAGTTGTTTGGAAAGGAACCCCAGCGCGTTTAA GCCAAAAATAACATCGTCCAGCGATCAAGGCGACATGCGTTTACACAACAAAGGCTGCAATTGCAAACGTTCTGgatgtttgaaaaattattgTGAATGTTATGAGGCAAAAATTCCCTGCAGTTCAAATTGTAAATGTGTGG GATGTCGCAATGTTGAAGACCGCCCTGATTTGGACCTAGATCCCGTGGATCCCAAATTAATGGCTACCATGGCAAATGTCTCGGCAAACGCTGCAAATCAAAAACGTGGCTATGATAAAACACAAAATGTATTTATAAAAACTGAAAAGTATGGCAAAGACGGCATTAAATCGGAGGCTGGTATCGAAAGCGGCATGGATCCTCAGAGCAACAAGGATGTGCTCATGGTTGCCGAGCAGCCACAATGCAATTTTATAACACAAGAGGTGGTTGATGCCACCATACAGTGCATGGTCACCCAAGCAGATGAGTGTGAGAAGAATGGTTTGCCCGCTTATCAAATGGAAAAAATGGTGATGGAGGAACTGGGAAGATGTCTGGTGGAAATTATAGATTTTTCCATACGCAACACAGATACTAGTTATACACAGGACTAG